A genomic region of Candidatus Paceibacterota bacterium contains the following coding sequences:
- a CDS encoding ABC transporter substrate-binding protein → MKNKIWSALFSHLSIPAISKAEKIRQTFRPVEKVIFFILALGLLFSALALFTSANRYFTVEIPKDGGTLREGIVGFPRFINPLFAISDADRDLTGLVYSGLLSYEPGAGLVPNLAEDYQISDDGLSYTFKLKKDLTFQDGAPLTADDVAFTILKAQDPNLKSPKRPNWDGVKIEKIGDLEIRFTLSQPYAPFLENATLGILPKHLWQDVSADQFTFTTLNTEPVGSGPYKIKSLSRDQSGLPEFYELVPFKNYALGKPHILNLITKFYTTSDKALTALEMKELDSLSTISPHDALRLKSGGENVVTTALPRIFGIFFNQNQATIFANKEVRQALNLATNKDSIVEEVLDGYATKLTGPIPPGFLGSNLNDTASESDDFDNARLALATSTLEKNGWKKNTSGIYEKKSKKESQLLSFSIATANTPELKATADILKNQWQKIGAEVDIKIFEPGDLNQNVIRPRKYDALLFGEVVGRDLDLFAFWHSSQRIDPGLNIALYASIKADKLLSDGRKLSDRAIQIDKYRQFEDLVADDLPAIFLYSPDFIYVIPKSLQGLTLGTINTPAERFADIQDWYLSTERVWKIFAPKEQN, encoded by the coding sequence GTGAAAAATAAAATTTGGTCAGCTTTGTTTTCCCATTTGTCGATTCCGGCCATTTCGAAAGCCGAGAAAATCCGCCAGACTTTCCGCCCGGTCGAGAAGGTGATTTTCTTCATCCTGGCTTTAGGCCTTTTGTTCTCGGCTTTGGCACTTTTCACTTCGGCTAATCGTTATTTCACCGTAGAGATTCCAAAAGACGGGGGCACCTTACGCGAGGGTATCGTCGGTTTTCCGCGCTTCATCAACCCACTCTTTGCCATTTCCGACGCCGACCGAGATTTGACCGGCCTGGTCTACTCCGGACTGCTTTCCTATGAACCGGGCGCCGGCCTCGTGCCAAACCTGGCCGAAGATTATCAGATCTCCGACGACGGTCTGTCTTACACTTTCAAGCTTAAAAAAGATCTAACCTTTCAAGACGGCGCGCCCTTGACCGCCGACGATGTCGCCTTCACTATCCTCAAGGCCCAAGACCCAAACCTGAAGAGTCCGAAACGACCAAACTGGGACGGCGTGAAAATTGAAAAAATCGGCGACTTAGAGATTCGCTTCACCTTAAGCCAGCCTTATGCGCCATTTTTAGAAAATGCCACTTTGGGAATTTTGCCGAAACATCTCTGGCAAGATGTAAGCGCTGACCAATTTACCTTTACCACCCTAAATACCGAACCAGTCGGTTCCGGCCCTTACAAAATCAAAAGTTTAAGTCGAGACCAAAGTGGCCTGCCTGAATTTTATGAATTAGTCCCATTCAAAAATTACGCTCTAGGCAAACCCCACATCTTAAACTTAATCACAAAATTTTACACAACAAGTGACAAGGCGCTAACCGCTCTTGAAATGAAAGAGCTCGACAGTCTAAGCACTATTTCCCCACACGATGCCCTGCGCCTAAAATCCGGTGGCGAAAATGTCGTCACAACTGCCCTGCCAAGAATTTTCGGAATCTTTTTCAATCAAAATCAAGCCACGATCTTCGCCAACAAGGAGGTTCGCCAAGCTCTAAATTTGGCCACCAACAAAGACTCGATTGTCGAAGAGGTTCTCGACGGCTATGCGACCAAACTCACCGGTCCGATTCCCCCGGGCTTTCTGGGTAGCAACTTAAATGACACAGCTTCAGAGTCCGATGATTTTGACAACGCCAGACTCGCCCTGGCTACGAGCACCCTCGAGAAAAACGGTTGGAAGAAAAACACTAGTGGCATTTACGAAAAGAAGTCCAAAAAAGAGAGTCAGCTTCTATCGTTCTCCATCGCTACCGCCAACACGCCCGAGCTCAAAGCCACTGCGGATATCCTGAAAAATCAATGGCAGAAAATCGGTGCGGAAGTCGACATTAAAATTTTTGAACCTGGCGATCTCAACCAGAATGTTATTCGTCCAAGAAAGTATGATGCACTCTTGTTTGGCGAAGTCGTTGGCCGAGACCTCGATTTGTTCGCCTTTTGGCACTCATCGCAAAGAATTGACCCGGGGCTCAATATCGCGCTTTACGCCAGTATCAAAGCCGACAAATTACTCTCCGACGGACGGAAGCTTTCCGACCGAGCCATCCAAATCGACAAATATCGTCAATTTGAAGATTTAGTCGCCGATGATCTGCCAGCCATCTTTCTTTACTCGCCAGATTTTATTTATGTAATTCCGAAATCTCTGCAAGGTCTTACTCTCGGAACCATCAACACTCCGGCCGAGCGCTTCGCCGACATCCAAGATTGGTATTTAAGCACTGAACGAGTCTGGAAAATCTTCGCCCCAAAAGAACAAAATTAA
- the secG gene encoding preprotein translocase subunit SecG, with protein sequence MNLATILPYIQITLAILLTIGVMLQQSDAGAGSAFGGGDNFGSGMHTRRGFEKFLFYATIIVAILFVISAFTAIFLNR encoded by the coding sequence ACATTCAAATAACGCTCGCAATCCTGCTCACAATCGGAGTCATGCTCCAACAGTCCGACGCCGGTGCCGGTAGCGCTTTTGGTGGCGGAGACAATTTTGGTTCAGGAATGCACACCAGACGAGGTTTTGAGAAATTCCTCTTTTACGCTACGATTATTGTTGCCATTCTTTTCGTGATTTCCGCTTTTACCGCAATCTTCCTCAATCGCTAG